A single window of Marinobacter sp. LA51 DNA harbors:
- a CDS encoding TonB-dependent receptor plug domain-containing protein, translating into MTSSTTTSPKKLSLAVSAASCTLFLFFTLPALAWGQTEEPELYPEFLTEDGEQSQIPEVLTTTRLRQSKLKVPGTTTIITGDMIRDLGIMNLVEVFRLVPGMVVGEYGSNNQVTSYHGTSQYEQRRLQVQIDGRTAYRASLSDVDWIAMPVALENIERIEVSRGPNAAAYGINAFLGSINIITRSPYDTAGAEAYTSIGSRGHLRTFSSVGDSTEDGSWRLSYEKRKSDGFDRQKDDEKEDFHDGFDINNVNFDSLLAIDNIHSIDFRAGVVDGVNEEDSEKSGKLESTTNPDIILDNYYLQTRFNGAISDSHFYHLQATYQNQRRRQRWSVSVPAGEFIQLLPPGAPFPTDQGPFVADLNEDAEESRLEFELQNTIIFNPEFKLVSGLGYRKDTFDSETFFNGRGNNYQSRVFANAEYSPFNWVTFNAGGNWETTTTTDEGYFSPRVATNFIINDNHAVRFVFSRAVRTPDAFEQDPDWSYRPRNVQPPFEALEGTRFEVKDLVDQTTSTFGEELEEETITSREISYFGQYHLDSALMSVEVRYFNDYLRDMISGVINEEDWYIDNNVAVDQEGVEFEGSLEFSGTLLRATYAYLDQDSRYTGDPDKLPPSTQSRAVALMGRLSARHSGSVVWIQELPWSLTSSAAFYLTHEVRKTRFKRADFRLARRIDRPNFSYELAFTMQHYINMEPWMSPDNIIDEPNQYFVEAGIRF; encoded by the coding sequence ATGACCAGTTCGACAACAACGTCACCAAAAAAGCTATCCCTGGCTGTCAGCGCCGCCAGTTGCACGCTTTTCCTGTTTTTTACCCTACCTGCCTTGGCCTGGGGACAGACTGAAGAACCCGAGCTATACCCGGAATTCCTGACCGAGGACGGGGAACAATCGCAGATCCCGGAGGTACTGACGACCACACGATTGCGCCAATCAAAGCTCAAAGTACCGGGCACCACCACCATTATTACCGGCGATATGATTCGTGACCTCGGCATCATGAATCTGGTGGAAGTGTTCCGACTTGTACCCGGCATGGTGGTCGGCGAGTACGGTAGCAACAATCAGGTCACCAGCTACCACGGCACCTCTCAGTACGAACAACGACGACTTCAGGTTCAGATTGACGGCCGAACGGCCTACCGCGCTAGCCTATCTGACGTTGACTGGATTGCAATGCCAGTTGCACTCGAAAACATTGAGCGGATCGAGGTCAGCCGTGGCCCGAATGCTGCCGCCTATGGTATCAATGCCTTTCTCGGCAGTATAAACATTATAACTCGCTCCCCCTACGACACCGCGGGCGCCGAAGCATACACCTCAATAGGCTCGCGGGGCCACCTGCGCACCTTTTCCTCAGTCGGTGACAGCACGGAAGATGGCAGCTGGCGCCTATCCTATGAGAAACGCAAATCTGACGGGTTCGACCGGCAGAAGGATGACGAGAAAGAGGACTTTCACGACGGCTTCGACATCAACAACGTCAACTTTGACAGCCTGCTGGCCATCGACAACATCCATTCAATCGACTTCCGGGCCGGCGTGGTCGACGGCGTAAATGAAGAGGACAGTGAGAAGTCTGGAAAGCTGGAATCGACCACCAATCCAGACATCATTCTAGACAACTACTATCTGCAAACCCGTTTCAACGGCGCCATTTCCGACAGCCACTTTTATCACCTTCAGGCCACCTATCAGAACCAGCGGCGGCGGCAGCGATGGTCAGTCTCTGTGCCTGCCGGCGAGTTTATTCAATTGCTGCCCCCGGGAGCGCCGTTCCCGACGGATCAAGGCCCCTTTGTGGCTGACCTCAATGAGGATGCAGAAGAATCCCGTCTCGAATTCGAGCTGCAAAACACCATCATTTTTAACCCCGAGTTCAAACTGGTGTCTGGCCTTGGTTATCGCAAAGACACTTTTGACTCCGAGACCTTCTTTAATGGCCGCGGTAACAATTATCAGAGTCGGGTATTCGCCAATGCTGAGTACTCGCCCTTCAATTGGGTCACTTTTAACGCTGGCGGCAATTGGGAGACAACCACCACGACCGACGAGGGGTATTTTTCGCCGAGGGTGGCCACCAATTTCATCATCAATGACAACCACGCCGTTCGCTTCGTCTTCTCCCGAGCCGTGCGAACCCCGGATGCCTTTGAGCAAGACCCGGATTGGTCCTACCGGCCGCGCAATGTGCAGCCGCCATTCGAGGCCTTGGAGGGCACTCGTTTCGAGGTTAAGGACCTGGTAGACCAGACCACCTCCACGTTTGGCGAGGAACTGGAAGAAGAAACCATTACCTCTCGCGAGATCAGTTATTTCGGGCAGTACCACCTGGACTCGGCCCTGATGAGCGTTGAAGTACGGTATTTCAATGACTATCTTCGGGATATGATCAGCGGAGTGATCAACGAAGAAGACTGGTACATCGACAACAACGTCGCAGTAGACCAGGAAGGTGTGGAGTTCGAAGGTTCACTGGAGTTCTCAGGCACGCTTTTGCGCGCCACTTACGCCTATCTCGACCAGGACAGTCGCTATACAGGCGATCCCGACAAGCTGCCACCCAGCACCCAATCCAGAGCCGTAGCTCTCATGGGGCGACTTTCCGCTCGCCATTCAGGGAGCGTGGTATGGATCCAGGAACTTCCCTGGTCGCTGACTTCCTCCGCAGCTTTCTATCTCACACACGAAGTGCGGAAAACTCGTTTCAAGCGTGCTGATTTCCGACTGGCCCGCCGGATAGACCGGCCTAATTTCAGCTATGAACTCGCATTCACCATGCAGCATTACATCAATATGGAGCCGTGGATGAGCCCCGACAACATCATTGATGAACCTAATCAGTATTTCGTTGAGGCCGGAATTCGCTTCTGA
- a CDS encoding J domain-containing protein — protein sequence MNCWEVLGIEPTEDHQRIQLAYEQQLKFASGEEAEKLDRAFREATGGAPKPEAPQAPVVDQAPESDRALDANEGQIVREVVIQINALLNDSGRSRDVGIWKAILCEPPADQAPVRREIARKLEPQVRPMAENGSLPAPVAQFLGDWFEWASLQDIAVQAEEPQAGSAETDAEEADQPPQLVNFWPAVIGWIVGLAILASLFGGMGGGG from the coding sequence ATGAATTGCTGGGAAGTACTGGGAATTGAGCCGACGGAAGACCACCAACGAATTCAGCTGGCCTACGAGCAGCAGCTGAAGTTTGCCTCGGGCGAAGAAGCTGAAAAACTGGACCGTGCGTTTCGGGAAGCCACCGGTGGCGCACCGAAGCCCGAGGCACCGCAAGCTCCGGTTGTCGATCAGGCACCGGAATCCGATCGCGCCCTGGATGCCAATGAGGGTCAGATTGTTCGCGAAGTGGTGATTCAGATCAACGCTTTGCTGAATGATTCAGGACGAAGTCGGGATGTTGGGATCTGGAAGGCAATCCTCTGTGAACCACCCGCAGACCAGGCGCCGGTGCGGCGGGAAATTGCCCGTAAGCTTGAGCCGCAGGTTCGCCCTATGGCTGAAAATGGTAGCTTGCCGGCACCGGTGGCTCAGTTTCTGGGAGACTGGTTCGAATGGGCCAGTCTGCAGGACATTGCCGTGCAAGCGGAAGAACCGCAAGCCGGTAGTGCGGAGACGGACGCCGAGGAAGCAGATCAGCCCCCTCAACTGGTTAACTTCTGGCCGGCGGTGATCGGCTGGATCGTTGGTCTGGCGATTCTTGCCAGTCTGTTTGGTGGCATGGGTGGAGGAGGTTAA
- a CDS encoding bile acid:sodium symporter family protein, translating to MKFKIDTFTLLLLGAIVLASALPATGDIGEALATAGTIAVALLFFFHGAALSREQIVAGATHWRLHILITAMTFVFFPLVVLPINGLSDLAPSWMPKDLGLGFLYLGVLPSAVSSSIAYTALARGNVPAAICSAAASNVFGMMLTPFLLLLLVSTSGASDFSIAEALKDIMLQLFLPFAVGHALRPLLGGFLGRNEGLMARYDKCVIWLIVYSAFSHSVESGLWQNLPAKAIILTIVLCIALLILFMVIARLLVRHFGFSLQDEAAVVFCGSKKSLASGLPMAKVLFSGHPGFGMIVLPIMCYNQIQVILGAILAQRYRAKMDSLDGTAED from the coding sequence ATGAAGTTCAAGATCGACACCTTTACCCTATTGTTACTTGGCGCCATCGTTCTTGCCTCGGCGCTGCCAGCCACCGGCGATATTGGTGAGGCATTGGCAACGGCCGGAACCATTGCGGTTGCCCTGCTGTTTTTCTTCCATGGTGCCGCGCTGTCACGGGAGCAAATCGTTGCGGGCGCCACACACTGGCGGTTGCACATCCTTATTACCGCGATGACCTTTGTGTTCTTCCCGCTGGTGGTTCTGCCGATCAACGGCCTGAGTGACCTGGCGCCATCCTGGATGCCGAAAGATTTGGGACTGGGCTTTCTTTACCTGGGCGTGCTGCCCTCGGCGGTGTCGTCTTCCATCGCCTATACGGCACTGGCCCGGGGCAATGTTCCTGCCGCCATCTGCAGCGCCGCGGCCTCCAATGTGTTCGGGATGATGCTAACGCCATTCCTGCTATTGCTTTTGGTGAGCACCTCGGGCGCCAGTGATTTCTCCATTGCTGAGGCACTCAAGGACATCATGTTGCAACTGTTTCTACCCTTCGCTGTAGGCCATGCCCTGCGACCTTTACTGGGTGGCTTTCTGGGTCGCAATGAGGGGTTGATGGCGCGTTACGACAAATGCGTGATCTGGCTGATTGTCTATTCGGCGTTTTCACATTCCGTGGAAAGTGGTTTGTGGCAGAACCTGCCGGCGAAAGCGATCATCCTCACCATTGTTCTGTGTATCGCTCTGCTGATTCTATTCATGGTTATTGCGCGGCTACTTGTACGGCATTTCGGTTTCAGTCTGCAGGATGAAGCGGCGGTTGTGTTTTGCGGGTCTAAGAAGAGTCTTGCTTCTGGTTTGCCGATGGCGAAAGTGCTTTTCTCAGGCCATCCGGGCTTTGGAATGATCGTATTGCCGATCATGTGCTACAACCAGATCCAGGTGATTCTTGGGGCTATTCTGGCCCAGCGCTACCGGGCCAAAATGGATTCGCTAGACGGCACAGCGGAGGATTAA
- a CDS encoding FadR/GntR family transcriptional regulator, with translation MLEKIRKGSLVDTAIESLRQAIESEHWPLGSKLPVESELSEALGVSRNTVREAVRVLVHVGILETRQGDGTYVRSTRDAGETLRRISRTHLADQLEVRLMLETEAAKLAATRRTDRDLRVMDEALDARAKAGASVADRVRHDQAFHHGLVAASHNSALSELYDYFSHGIRETIERTETEADLPEPSQEDHELLLAAVRRRDPVKAEQLARALLQPSLQALQGRES, from the coding sequence ATGCTCGAGAAAATACGCAAAGGCTCGCTGGTTGATACCGCCATCGAAAGTCTCAGACAAGCCATCGAATCCGAACACTGGCCCCTTGGCAGCAAGCTGCCGGTGGAGTCCGAGCTGTCGGAAGCGCTGGGCGTGAGCAGAAACACCGTGCGTGAAGCGGTTCGGGTTCTGGTTCATGTGGGAATACTGGAAACACGCCAGGGTGATGGCACCTACGTTCGCTCTACCCGCGACGCTGGCGAAACCCTGAGAAGGATTAGCAGGACTCACCTCGCCGACCAGCTGGAAGTGCGCCTGATGCTCGAGACCGAGGCCGCCAAACTCGCAGCCACGCGACGGACCGATCGGGACTTGCGTGTGATGGACGAGGCGCTGGACGCCCGCGCCAAAGCGGGTGCATCGGTGGCGGATCGGGTTCGACACGATCAAGCGTTTCATCATGGCCTTGTGGCGGCATCCCATAACTCCGCCCTTTCTGAGCTCTACGATTACTTTTCCCATGGCATTCGGGAGACCATCGAGCGCACGGAAACTGAAGCCGATTTGCCTGAGCCCTCCCAGGAAGACCATGAACTGTTGCTGGCCGCCGTTCGTCGCCGGGACCCAGTGAAAGCAGAACAACTGGCCAGAGCTCTACTTCAACCCAGCCTTCAGGCCTTGCAAGGCCGGGAATCCTGA
- a CDS encoding flavin-containing monooxygenase, whose amino-acid sequence MTRSNTASYPSIIIIGAGFGGLGMAIKLRQMGIDAFTVLEKSSRVGGTWRDNTYPGAACDVQSHFYSYSFEPKHDWTRKFGLQHEILGYMEHCVEKYALSNHIRFNCTVTEARFDDTRNQWKVELANGEELTANVVITATGQLNQPAWPRIEGMDRFAGKLFHSARWDHSYDFSNKRVAVIGTGASAIQFVPELAKTVKSLNLFQRSAPWVLPKPDRPFRRWEQSLFRAVPAWDRLYRYLIYWKNESRALAFTKFNGLLEIFARQARREARKHVTDQDKLQHVIPDYQIGCKRILISNDWYPAINQANVRLVTDPIDHIDTDGVVTRDGEHYPVDAIVCGTGFKASDFLAPMKIIGRAGMSLNKAWEGGASAFKGMTISGFPNLFMLYGPNTNLAHNSIVFMLESQIRYVLDALEALKKYPGSAMDVRQDRQERFSSFVQEGLENSVWSSGCTSWYLDANGKNTVNWPGFTFTYRLATRRVDTADYQFIDPPRNA is encoded by the coding sequence ATGACCAGATCCAATACCGCTTCGTACCCGTCCATTATCATCATTGGTGCTGGTTTTGGGGGGCTGGGAATGGCCATCAAACTCAGACAAATGGGAATCGACGCCTTCACAGTGCTTGAGAAAAGCTCACGTGTAGGCGGCACCTGGCGCGATAACACCTACCCGGGCGCCGCCTGCGATGTTCAGTCCCACTTCTACTCCTACTCCTTTGAACCTAAACACGACTGGACCCGAAAATTCGGACTCCAGCACGAAATCCTTGGGTACATGGAGCATTGCGTTGAAAAATACGCGTTGTCGAACCACATCCGTTTCAACTGCACGGTCACCGAGGCCCGTTTCGACGATACCCGCAATCAATGGAAGGTTGAGTTAGCCAATGGCGAGGAACTGACGGCCAATGTGGTGATCACAGCCACCGGTCAACTGAATCAGCCCGCCTGGCCCCGAATTGAAGGCATGGATCGGTTTGCAGGAAAGCTGTTTCATTCCGCCCGCTGGGACCACAGTTACGACTTTTCCAACAAACGAGTCGCGGTGATTGGCACCGGCGCCAGTGCCATCCAATTTGTCCCGGAACTGGCGAAAACAGTGAAATCCCTGAATCTGTTTCAACGTTCAGCCCCCTGGGTGCTTCCCAAACCTGACCGGCCGTTCAGGCGTTGGGAGCAATCACTTTTCCGTGCCGTACCGGCTTGGGACCGCCTCTACCGTTATCTGATCTATTGGAAGAACGAAAGCCGGGCCCTGGCCTTTACCAAGTTCAACGGCTTGTTGGAAATCTTCGCCCGCCAGGCCCGTCGTGAGGCCAGGAAACACGTGACTGATCAGGATAAACTGCAACACGTGATTCCCGATTACCAGATCGGCTGCAAACGTATCCTGATTTCCAATGATTGGTATCCAGCCATCAACCAGGCCAATGTCCGACTGGTGACCGACCCTATCGATCACATTGATACTGACGGTGTCGTCACCCGCGACGGTGAACACTACCCGGTCGACGCCATTGTTTGCGGCACCGGATTCAAGGCTTCGGATTTTCTGGCGCCGATGAAAATTATTGGTCGCGCTGGCATGAGCCTCAACAAAGCGTGGGAAGGCGGGGCGTCGGCCTTCAAGGGCATGACCATTAGCGGCTTTCCCAACCTGTTCATGCTCTATGGCCCGAACACCAACCTTGCCCACAACTCCATTGTGTTCATGCTCGAATCCCAGATTCGCTACGTCCTGGATGCCCTGGAGGCACTGAAAAAATACCCCGGTTCGGCCATGGATGTCCGACAGGATCGGCAGGAGCGGTTTTCTTCGTTTGTTCAGGAAGGCTTGGAGAACAGCGTCTGGAGCTCTGGCTGTACTTCCTGGTATCTGGATGCCAACGGCAAAAATACGGTGAACTGGCCCGGATTCACCTTCACCTACCGGCTGGCCACCCGCCGAGTGGACACCGCCGATTACCAGTTTATCGACCCGCCCCGAAACGCCTGA